TGTTCAATCTAAACTTTGgcgtgagaaaaaaaaagtttcgaaGATGATGCTATTGTTTTCCCATTGTTTGTGTATTATGATGATTGGGAAGTGAACAATCCATTAGGATCTCACAGTACTTCTCTTGGAggagtatattattaaataccatGTTTGCCGCCTGAATGTGTATCTCGATtggaaaatatctttttagcTCTCTTGTTTAACACAGAAGACCGTAAAGAATTTGGAAATAAACAAACATTTGCACCTTTAATTGaggaattgaattttttagaaCAGGTCGGAATAACAATTACTGTTAATGGGaatcttcataaaatttattttgtgctaGGTTTACTATTGGGCGATAACTTGGGCCTTCACACCATGTGTGGATTTGTTGAAAGTTTTCGAGCAAACTATACATGtagattttgcaaaattcaTCGTACTATGTCTCAGACTACTTGCCTTGAAGATGAATCTATTTTTAGAACACATGCGTCATATAATATAGACTTAGATTTAGCAAACAGTTCACTTAGTGGAATCAAAGAGGAGTGTGTCTTTAATGCAATCACTTCATTTCATCCCAATCAGCAAACaatgtttttcaaaatgtttttaaaaacattttcaaaacatttttaaaaacattttgaaaaacgttaaaaataatgggTTAAGTCCcctttttctcattaaaaaaatatttattttaacatttgataaaatgtttttataacgttaaaaaatgtttattttaatatttgaacaaatgtttttataacgttacaaaatgtttattttaacatttaaagaaatgtttttataatgttaaaaaatgtttattttaaaattggaaaaaatgtttttttaacgttataaATACGATTGTTtaacatttgaagaaaatgtatttccaGATTTGAGAAACGTTTTTTTgaagatttgaaaaatgattatttaagatttgaaaaaatatttttttattatttgaaaatgggttaaaattgaataaatgaaaatgaacAAACAACATTTTTTGGTTACCaaagaaagtatttttatgtatacttatacataatgtaacatcaatatattatataagtaataatatgtactttataattaaaatatataataaaacaaaaataagggTACTTATGGATGTTTTATGAGATACTTTTATCTATTTCATCACAGTCTTTTTCACTCAGGTCATCGCCTAATTCGTCATCGTTTTCAGAAGAACCGCTTTCGCTATCATCGGTAACATCTTCTGGGTCGTCTTTCTTATTGTTATTGACGTTTTTGCTaatacaaaatagaaaatagatattactaaacgttcaaaaatataaatgtaccaCAGAGTGGCTTCGATGGCTTTATATCAGGCATATCAACActataattacaaatgtaaataaattacatactaattattaattatattactaattattttgttaatttataattgaatacactttaataactaaattacatgtttaattgaaactaataaaatacaaggttttaaacattttatattttactaataatattacaatacaacatatatgtaactttcaacttacataattttaaatcaacatgtaatgtaatatttaaattggattcaattacaaatttagaaagaaattagaagttaaattattttcaattacacatttgtaaagtaattaagagttagttttaattaaaacaaattttacttttaattattttttaaaatttgtaattgaaacaaatttaacTTCTAATTATGTCATTGAATCCGATTTAATAGCTAAATtatacgtttaattaaatgtaatgtaagatgaaagttttatatgttatacaaATTGCAAActtgtttaaaaaagtttaaaaatcgacgggaaaatattttaaaaatcgtaatattactaattttttaagcaatttaatttagtattaCATACGTGCGCAGTCAAGATCTGCTAAaaaagtgttataaaaaaactaaaatatgtaatatttacttttttaaacgAAAGGTGGCTTGAGCTAACCAAGGTCCTGCATTCCGCCCAAATGTGGTATTATTGATCATTGGAAAATCCATAGCTACTGCttctataagaaaaaaatacaatataagaGCACACAGTATATCTCTATCAGGctcaattacatttatttattggaaCAGGTCTATTTGTGAGACAATAAAATCTTACCAATCATTATTTTGGCAATTCGACGATTTGATAACTTTATCTTCGTTCCTCGTTGTCCTTTCCAATTGAAAACACTTGCTACTTCATCGTCCAGAACTAACCGGAGTATGGAAttaatctgtttttttaatggttCTCCCATGACTCCTGAGTGTAGCGCTTCGacctaaaaattatatataattatagataatgtaactaaaaaataatgtagcaagaaaataaaatatctcaccACTTGCAAatgaaaagtttctttttttagtttacGTTCGACGATGCGTAATTCTTCTATGTTTTTTACAGGAAACTCGTCCAAAACATGGACAGTAGGAGTCATCATTACGGTTGAAGGCTTCTTCACCATTGCCGCTGTTTCCAAGAAACTTTCCATATTTTTGTCAGTTTTGCGCAAAGACATTTTGCACGAAAACACTTCAACTGAAAGTAATCGAAAACATAAGTTTTATTTAGGGTTGTTAGTATAAGTGAGAGAGCAACAATCTACTTCACTATCTGTTATATCTTCATtactctgtatatataaacgaCATTTTCAACATACCGTTGAGATAACAAATTGCATCGGCCAGAGATTCCAGTGTGGCCACTCCTCCTTCGATATAAGCACACttgtgatttattttcgaaGGTATTTTACatcctataatttttgaaaaatgttcagCACTATACACTCCTGGCTTATTTGTTGCACGGTTCGAAGTCGGCATCTTCGTGACGAGAGAATCCTCTTTTGCGGGCTTTAGCCCCTTAGTTCCCTTGTCATCTATCGATATTTCATCACATGAGCTACAATTCGGCTGCTGTGCATTGTCCAATAATGAATACTGATTATTCGTTACATCCTTTATATTGCTCAATGACCGGCTTGCCTGTTCAGGCTTGCTTATATTCCCCAATTTCGGAATAGGTGGTAACATCGTCTGTGTAATTTGCTTTTTCTGGACGTTTTTATTGTGCGAACCGACAAAACGCTGCGTTGTTTTTTTAAGTCGTTTTCctttgcctttttcttcaagatCTGAATGTAGTGCTGCATTcggatttttatcaatttttactaGCATTTTCATGCCCCGATCATAGTTTTCTGCAAAagattatgaattttatatattagggCAAGAAAGTGTAAACCATtgtaagataaattatataagaaaaattatctcaTCTGAAATTTACCAATGCCTTGTTCAATCTTTCGGATAGAAAAACAATTCCACTCCGGATTAGCTTTCGCACACTGCTTGACTAATTTATGAATGGTCCCTTTGTGTTCATTTATCGGGTACCAGCTTAATGTGCCCATCGTCGTAATCCACGACGATGGAATCAGATCATTGAAACCTTCAACATTGTCTTCCTCGTCACTTTCAAAGTGAACAATTGACCAAACTGTCGCGTCGTTAACGGTAAATGTTTTTTCAGCAGGTAATTTTTCACATGATTCAGTCATCGTTGACAAACCGTCATTAATTGGTGAATTTGTTTTATCAGTCATCTCTGTCATGTTCTGAGGAAATCGAagcaatacatttataaaacatttatataattttataattacataaaattaatgaataaacaatattatcaGCACATAATGGATAAACAACATTATCAACACATAATGGGCAGACGATGATAATCTGTAATTGTATGATATgtgaagaatttaaaaatacacgcCGAAGAATAGTGTACAGGATtctgaaaatgttttttacacacattaaaaagtaaaattgataatgttgtttaattaaagtgctcgaaaattgcatttgtttCTCATGTGAAGCATGCTCTTTACGATGCAAGAGCTTCCACAAAtaagtttgaaaattgttatcatACTAGGCATGCTGTCGTTATATCTAAAAACTTAAAGTACTAATCCCCCTCTCTGTCATTGATACATATTGTTGatctcaataaaaaaataagattaatttacataaacgATCATAAAAGAGTTATATGATAAActcaagtattttattattacctttttaatgtttcttgtcGTATTTGAATCGAATGGGGATATGCGCGTgtataaaatgaaagataagtgaagagaaaaaatgcaatgaaagagaaaaataagataagtGAAGAGAGAAAATGCAATGAAACAGAAAGAAGATATAGTGATGATTAATATACTCAATTAAAGCGCGTCACAATGTAAAATTGACGATACAATGTAGCCAGTTTTGTACGGTAACTGAACATATTTTATGGTAATTTCTGACAATGGCCACATTTTAAGATTAGACAATTTGTTAACTTTAAATACTCCCACTCGGGAACTCGCACAAGGTGTAGTGTTAAAGTCGCATTTGTTAACAAATTCTCTACCAATCACGATTGGAGCCTGCAAAAGGTCAGAAAAAGCTATGTTCTcgactattataatatttccgGCAGCAGTGCCACAACAATTGTTAggacttttatttattaacttgaATTGTAGAAGCGCAACACCATGATACTGGTGTCTACAAGCTGGTAGCAACGGACCAGTATTATGAGGATAAAAAAACTtcgaataatgattattttgcaGTTCTGTTGAATTATCAGACTCAAATGACATTATTTCTCCAATTCGTCGTCCAATTTGTTCAAGCGGCTTACTGCGACCTCTGACTTTTCTCTTTATGTtctgcatataattttcaaaaggaAATGCTGATACCGTATCCAAAGAgaaattatctaatttatctgcaaaataatGGGCATCGTCagctatatgtatattattatggaaattgtgggcaataaaattttgattgtatAATATTGCAGTCAATTCAACAAAATGTTTCAGAAGATCTTTGGCAAATTGACGAAATTCCTGCTCTTTACACAGATTCGGGTTTAATAAAATCCTCATTGCAAAATGGAATTCCAAGAaatgaagatatttttcttcactaagaatatttttcaaaacaacTGGCcctatatacaaaataaatagtcTAAATTCCGTTGCTTTCCaccgtaaaataatatatatctctctaGGCTTTCTTGCAAACTCTGAGGGAATACAGCATTGAGATTGAACGAGACGATTTGACAGTAATTCAATTTGAGCAGCCGAAAGTCTGTAAGGAATTTCTCCCTTGTACCACATATTCACGATCATCGTACGCATTACACCAAGGCATTGTAAGtgtaaataatctaaaataaaatggtgTACAAAA
Above is a genomic segment from Linepithema humile isolate Giens D197 chromosome 6, Lhum_UNIL_v1.0, whole genome shotgun sequence containing:
- the LOC137000547 gene encoding uncharacterized protein isoform X1; the encoded protein is MTEMTDKTNSPINDGLSTMTESCEKLPAEKTFTVNDATVWSIVHFESDEEDNVEGFNDLIPSSWITTMGTLSWYPINEHKGTIHKLVKQCAKANPEWNCFSIRKIEQGIENYDRGMKMLVKIDKNPNAALHSDLEEKGKGKRLKKTTQRFVGSHNKNVQKKQITQTMLPPIPKLGNISKPEQASRSLSNIKDVTNNQYSLLDNAQQPNCSSCDEISIDDKGTKGLKPAKEDSLVTKMPTSNRATNKPGVYSAEHFSKIIGCKIPSKINHKCAYIEGGVATLESLADAICYLNVEVFSCKMSLRKTDKNMESFLETAAMVKKPSTVMMTPTVHVLDEFPVKNIEELRIVERKLKKETFHLQVVEALHSGVMGEPLKKQINSILRLVLDDEVASVFNWKGQRGTKIKLSNRRIAKIMIEAVAMDFPMINNTTFGRNAGPWLAQATFRLKNKNVNNNKKDDPEDVTDDSESGSSENDDELGDDLSEKDCDEIDKSIS
- the LOC137000547 gene encoding uncharacterized protein isoform X2 — protein: MTEMTDKTNSPINDGLSTMTESCEKLPAEKTFTVNDATVWSIVHFESDEEDNVEGFNDLIPSSWITTMGTLSWYPINEHKGTIHKLVKQCAKANPEWNCFSIRKIEQGIENYDRGMKMLVKIDKNPNAALHSDLEEKGKGKRLKKTTQRFVGSHNKNVQKKQITQTMLPPIPKLGNISKPEQASRSLSNIKDVTNNQYSLLDNAQQPNCSSCDEISIDDKGTKGLKPAKEDSLVTKMPTSNRATNKPGVYSAEHFSKIIGCKIPSKINHKCAYIEGGVATLESLADAICYLNVEVFSCKMSLRKTDKNMESFLETAAMVKKPSTVMMTPTVHVLDEFPVKNIEELRIVERKLKKETFHLQVVEALHSGVMGEPLKKQINSILRLVLDDEVASVFNWKGQRGTKIKLSNRRIAKIMIAVAMDFPMINNTTFGRNAGPWLAQATFRLKNKNVNNNKKDDPEDVTDDSESGSSENDDELGDDLSEKDCDEIDKSIS